In the genome of Aspergillus luchuensis IFO 4308 DNA, chromosome 2, nearly complete sequence, one region contains:
- a CDS encoding putative C6 transcription factor (COG:K;~EggNog:ENOG410Q1CV;~InterPro:IPR007219;~PFAM:PF04082;~go_function: GO:0003677 - DNA binding [Evidence IEA];~go_function: GO:0008270 - zinc ion binding [Evidence IEA];~go_process: GO:0006351 - transcription, DNA-templated [Evidence IEA]) produces MFAMQAGKAEGNTWTLSSAYKQWGSTGREVDSVCMRVSLNLDWQPRASLPTKYPASLPFICPFTYVALLLTKKDHSAADARHLVAARRTQGELEYYRGLLYSLLETLRSSDEEKARQMLEKIRGNAQLNDLVSVIDAPATDFSDASSEHSKSVGPAEDIPSQHERPVVDAHLRITVERLCDSPLFQVSAGPWTVVTNDDHIVSHLISLYFTWDHPLLQVVDQETFLKHMTTKETNPDCCTSLLVNSILAVASIYSDFPEVFAVPDDETSRGQHFYAEAERLWNAEEGRVSLANIQAVALMSRFLKFQGKDDLSWLMLRQAVQLAQDFGMFTSPRMGHRQWEKMSPRLQHACAITAWGLFILNAQTSLHSRKVAELKLPKYKPYPVTALDDDDVMWTPYPRFNQVGLAKHPAYLRFVMTKTIDLTDIVADIPELLFDKGLDMAIGELWIAANKKCVRLQRWLDSLPKDFEADDEQPPQILYLYIGYHHTIMVLFQYFLEHQHFGPTSHPSEFEQARSNQLRSAKQVVQCLRSYHEAYGLRQIPRQMLEPTNSSLLVFLSALNEDDSKDAFVELCRFLVAFSKRFALAKEMLRNLENIVQSSRLTLPPEAVAVLDHRGQETSQWV; encoded by the exons ATGTTTGCCATGCAAGCAGGCAAAGCGGAAGGTAATACCTGGACTCTTAGTTCTGCATACAAGCAGTGGGGAAGCACAGGGAGGGAGGTAGACTCTGTGTGCATGCGTGTCTCACTGAATCTTGACTGGCAACCCAGGGCCTCTCTCCCGACGAAGTACCCTGCATCCTTGCCCTTCATCTGCCCATTCACCTATGTCGCGCTCCTGCTAACGAAGAAGGATCACAGTGCAGCGGACGCCCGCCACCTT GTTGCTGCGAGGCGCACCCAAGGAGAGCTAGAGTACTACCGAGGCCTGCTATACTCGCTTCTCGAAACGCTTCGATCCTCAGATGAAGAAAAGGCCCGACAGATGTTGGAAAAGATCCGTGGCAATGCCCAACTGAATGACCTCGTCTCTGTTATCGACGCTCCTGCCACTGATTTCAGTGACGCAAGTTCAGAGCACTCCAAGAGCGTTGGGCCTGCGGAAGATATCCCATCGCAGCACGAGCGCCCAGTTGTCGATGCCCACTTGCGGATAACGGTGGAGAGGCTATGTGATAGTCCCTTGTTTCAGGTATCTGCCGGGCCTTGGACAGTGGTTACTAATGATGACCATATTGTTTCGCACCTAATATCGTTGTACTTCACTTGGGATCATCCGTTATTGCAGGTCGTGGATCAAGAGACGTTCCTAAAGCATATGACTACCAAAGAAACCAATCCAGATTGCTGCACCTCGCTGCTTGTTAATAGCATATTAGCTGTGGCAAGT ATCTATTCCGACTTTCCAGAAGTTTTTGCTGTCCCTGACGATGAGACGTCACGGGGGCAGCATTTTTATGCGGAAGCAGAGCGATTGTGGAACGCGGAGGAAGGCCGCGTTTCTCTGGCCAATATTCAAGCTGTGGCCCTAATGAGTCGTTT CCTGAAGTTCCAAGGTAAAGACGACTTGAGTTGGCTCATGCTCAGACAAGCTGTACAGCTCGCACAAGATTTTGGCATGTTCACATCACCGAGGATGGGACACCGCCAGTGGGAGAAAATGTCTCCCAGACTGCAGCATGCTTGTGCAATCACTGCTTGGGGTCTCTTTATTTTGAACGC GCAAACGTCCTTGCATAGTCGCAAGGTCGCAGAGTTGAAGCTACCGAAATATAAACCTTATCCTGTAACTGcgctcgatgatgatgatgttatgtGGACACCGTATCCTCGCTTCAATCAGGTTGGCCTCGCCAAACACCCGGCATATCTACGATTCGTCATGACCAAAACGATCGATTTGACCGATATTGTCGCGGACATACCGGAGCTGCTGTTTGACAAAGGGCTCGACATGGCAATTGGCGAACTGTGGATAGCAGCCAATAAGAAATGCGTTCGCTTGCAGCGATGGCTTGACAGCCTTCCGAAGGACTTTGAAGCCGACGATGAGCAACCACCACAAATCTTATACCTGTA TATCGGATATCACCATACGATTATGGTACTATTCCAATATTTCCTGGAGCATCAACATTTCGGGCCCACGTCCCATCCATCGGAATTTGAACAGGCTCGGTCAAATCAGCTTCGATCGGCGAAGCAAGTTGTCCAGTGTCTCCGCTCGTACCATGAAGCCTATGGATTGCGACAAATACCCAGGCAGATGCTCGAGCCCACCAATAGTAGTCTCCTTGTCTTTCTGAGTGCCTTGAACGAGGACGATTCAAAGGATGCGTTTGTGGAATTGTGTCGATTTCTAGTGGCTTTCAGCAAGAGATTTGCGTTAGCTAAAGAGATGCTTCGCAATCTAGAGAACATTGTTCAGTCCTCGAGGCTCACTTTACCCCCAGAAGCGGTTGCTGTACTGGATCACAGGGGGCAGGAGACTTCACAATGGGTGTAA
- a CDS encoding branched-chain amino acid aminotransferase, cytosolic (COG:E;~EggNog:ENOG410PF7Z;~InterPro:IPR036038,IPR018300,IPR001544,IPR043131, IPR043132,IPR033939,IPR005786;~PFAM:PF01063;~go_function: GO:0003824 - catalytic activity [Evidence IEA];~go_function: GO:0004084 - branched-chain-amino-acid transaminase activity [Evidence IEA];~go_process: GO:0009081 - branched-chain amino acid metabolic process [Evidence IEA]), whose amino-acid sequence MGSVAPSPAELDASVVKVTRSTNLRDVPLPGSPEELSHSHCTDHMVTARWTVANGWETPEVRPFENLSIPPTASCLHYATECFEGMKVYRGFDGKLRLFRPDCNGERLMNSAKRTSLPSFRYEEIKRLIAKLMQIDGPRWLPKDQPGRFLYLRPALIGSGPHLGVQTPKEALLFIIAVPWPDPSKKQVEQPGVPHGLKLYASQPDSIRAWPGGFGYAKLGANYGPSLLAHGKAQELGFDQVLWLFGEDRQVTEAGASNFFIVWENKETKKLELVTPSLESQLILPGVTRRSVLELAKERLTQSVGKLAPVDVVEKHFTIGDVEEAWKEGRIVESFVCGTAFFVTPVKLIRSGDVDMNMQEAGAERAGYAAQIKSWLEAIMFGMKGEATHEWGYVIDGEVEQ is encoded by the exons ATGGGTTCTGTTGCGCCTTCTCCCGCAGAGCTCGACGCCTCCGTCGTCAAGGTCACCCGCTCGACCAACCTTCGCGATGTGCCTCTTCCTGGCTCTCCCGAGGAATTGAGCCACTCCCACTGCACCGACCACATGGTCACTGCTCGTTGGACCGTCGCCAATGGCTGGGAGACTCCTGAAGTTCGGCCATTCGAGAACCTGAGCATCCCTCCCACAGCCTCGTGTCTGCACTATGCCACCGAATGTTTCGAGGGTATGAAGGTGTACCGGGGATTCGATGGCAAGCTGCGTCTGTTCCGGCCCGATTGCAATGGCGAGCGTCTGATGAACAGCGCCAAGCGCACCTCTCTGCCCTCGTTCCGGTATGAGGAGATCAAGCGTCTCATTGCCAAGTTGATGCAGATCGATGGACCTC GTTGGCTACCCAAGGATCAACCCGGTCGATTCCTCTACCTCCGTCCCGCGTTGATTGGCAGCGGCCCACACCTCGGCGTCCAGACACCCAAGGAAGCccttcttttcatcatcgccgtgCCGTGGCCCGACCCTTCGAAGAAGCAGGTCGAGCAGCCTGGTGTTCCTCATGGATTGAAGCTTTACGCTTCTCAGCCTGATAGCATTCGTGCTTGGCCCGGTGGTTTCGGATACGCCAAGCTCGGCGCCAACTATGGTCCGTCGTTGCTGGCGCATGGCAAGGCGCAGGAGCTTGGGTTCGATCAGGTGCTGTGGCTGTTTGGTGAGGATCGTCAGGTTACGGAGGCGGGTGCTAGTAACTTCTTCATCGTGTGGGAGAACaaggagacgaagaagctggagctggtgaCTCCTTCGTTGGAGAGTCAGCTCATTCTTCCGGGTGTTACTCGTCGTAGTGTGCTGGAGTTGGCTAAGGAGCGTCTGACTCAGTCTGTGGGCAAGCTGGCtcctgttgatgttgttgagaagCACTTCACTATCggtgatgttgaggaggCTTGGAAGGAGGGCAGGATCGTGGAGTCGTTTGTCTGTGGTACTGCT TTCTTCGTCACTCCTGTCAAGCTCATCCGCAGCGGAGACGTAGATATGAACATGCAGGAGGCTGGTGCTGAACGTGCCGGATATGCTGCTCAGATCAAGTCCTGGCTCGAGGCCATCATGTTCGGCATGAAGGGCGAGGCGACCCATGAGTGGGGATACGTCATTGATGGTGAAGTTGAACAATAA
- a CDS encoding AAR2 splicing factor family protein (COG:A;~EggNog:ENOG410PPQ9;~InterPro:IPR033648,IPR038514,IPR007946,IPR033647;~PFAM:PF05282), whose protein sequence is MTSTLSPSPTILVPHLPPKTFVGIDLITFTSTPNFHGIRDLPSGWHFLYTGTTESLSLRSGGWFYVGDINKLSEAQAGSALSLSNPSHPGADIIVWKWNTDTETLAPLTIDSDADKQEAMRHKANLGAIWQRGGLFRYRSRVSPAALAQQNAGHPVQLEVDEEDEKEGRQTWKELTDKLTPRLLTRVVGDPALDVDGRPRWMVTSASSAQRDTDVIPGLMDSAEATEELEKVTGEKESQFGFLPVDLKRTWREGAIGRERTEAAQDRSWALGDLIHRVSEGYERAGEDQVLGELQFAFLMILTLMNYSCLQQWKRLLELILTCRAAIRDRETLVAGVLRLLLLQLKRCDDVEGGLFDLDGEEGGEFLRRLLVKFRRSLYEIVDGTESVVKAEFDKLEAWVKEEYDWELNREVFVRRGMVQLEDGEQVELDMHDDDEDDELGEYAPMVVDLGDDSTQDRVDMGEA, encoded by the coding sequence ATGACATCCACATTATCGCCCTCCCCTACGATCCTCGtcccccacctcccaccAAAGACCTTTGTCGGCATCGACCTCATAACCTTCACCTCGACCCCCAACTTCCACGGAATCCGCGACCTCCCCTCAGGATGGCACTTCCTTTACACCGGAACAACAGAGAGTCTATCCCTCCGAAGTGGCGGCTGGTTCTACGTCGGTGACATAAACAAACTCAGCGAAGCCCAAGCCGGCagcgctctctctcttagCAACCCCTCGCACCCCGGCGCCGACATAATCGTCTGGAAATGGAACACCGACACCGAGACCCTTGCCCCGTTAACCATCGACAGCGATGCAGACAAACAAGAAGCGATGCGCCATAAAGCGAATCTGGGAGCTATATGGCAAAGAGGAGGATTGTTCCGGTACCGCAGTCGAGTCTCACCGGCGGCTTTGGCACAACAGAATGCTGGACATCCGGTACAGCTTGAagtcgatgaggaagatgagaaagaaggGAGACAGACTTGGAAGGAATTGACGGATAAATTGACGCCGCGGCTTTTGACGCGCGTTGTGGGCGATCCGGctttggatgtggatggtcGGCCGCGGTGGATGGTTACGTCTGCTAGCTCGGCGCAAAGAGATACGGATGTTATACCTGGGCTTATGGATTCGGCGGAGGCGacggaggaattggagaaggttacgggggagaaggagagtcAGTTCGGATTTCTGCCGGTTGATTTGAAGAGGACGTGGCGGGAGGGGGCGATTGGGCGTGAGAGGACGGAGGCTGCGCAGGATCGCTCGTGGGCGTTGGGGGACTTGATACACCGGGTTTCTGAGGGTTATGAGAGGGCTGGGGAGGATCAGGTGCTAGGGGAATTGCAGTTTGCGTTCTTGATGATCTTGACGCTCATGAATTACTCTTGTCTTCAGCAGTGGAAGAGGTTGTTGGAGTTGATTTTGACGTGTCGGGCGGCTATACGGGATAGAGAGACCCTGGTGGCTGGGGTATTGAGATTGCTTTTACTACAGCTCAAGAggtgtgatgatgtcgaagggGGGCTGTTTGACCttgatggtgaggaaggTGGTGAGTTCTTGCGAAGGCTACTTGTGAAGTTCAGACGGTCGCTTTATGAGATTGTTGATGGTACGGAGTCAGTGGTGAAGGCTGAGTTTGACAAGCTCGAGGCATGGGTCAAAGAGGAATACGACTGGGAGCTGAACCGTGAAGTCTTTGTTCGGCGGGGTATGGTTcagctggaggatggtgagcaGGTGGAGCTTGACATgcacgatgatgatgaagacgatgagctAGGAGAGTATGCTCCGATGGTGGTAGATCTGGGAGACGATTCCACACAGGATCGTGTAGATATGGGAGAGGCTTGA
- the RPS14 gene encoding 40S ribosomal protein uS11 (COG:J;~EggNog:ENOG410PP1Z;~InterPro:IPR036967,IPR001971,IPR018102;~PFAM:PF00411;~go_component: GO:0005840 - ribosome [Evidence IEA];~go_function: GO:0003735 - structural constituent of ribosome [Evidence IEA];~go_process: GO:0006412 - translation [Evidence IEA]): protein MAPKKTAGAAKENVSLGPLAGDGKLVFGVARIFASFNDTFVHVTDLSGRETICRVTGGMKVKADRDESSPYAAMLAAQDVAARCKELGINALHIKIRATGGNGTKTPGPGAQSALRALARSGMRIGRIEDVTPTPSDSTRRKGGRRGRRL from the exons ATGGCTCCCAAGAAGACCGCCGGTGCTGCCAAGGAGAACGTCTCTCTCGGTCCTTTGGCCGGAGATG GCAAGCTCGTTTTCGGTGTTGCCCGTATCTTTGCCTCCTTCAACGATACCTTCGTCCACGTCACCGATCTGAG TGGTCGCGAAACCATCTGCCGTGTCACCGGTGGTATGAAGGTCAAGGCTGACCGTGACGAGTCTTCCCCCTACGCTGCCATGTTGGCTGCTCAGGATGTTGCTGCTCGCTGCAAGGAGCTTGGCATCAACGCCCTCCACATCAAGATCCGTGCCACTGGTG GTAACGGCACCAAGACCCCCGGTCCCGGTGCTCAGTCCGCCCTCCGTGCTCTTGCCCGTTCCGGCATGAGAATCGGCCGTATCGAGGACGTCACCCCCACTCCCTCCGACTCTACTCGTCGCAAGGGTGGTCGCCGTGGTCGTCGTTTGTAA
- the TYR1 gene encoding prephenate dehydrogenase (NADP(+)) (COG:E;~EggNog:ENOG410PGS8;~InterPro:IPR036291,IPR008927,IPR012385,IPR003099;~PFAM:PF02153;~go_function: GO:0004665 - prephenate dehydrogenase (NADP+) activity [Evidence IEA];~go_function: GO:0008977 - prephenate dehydrogenase (NAD+) activity [Evidence IEA];~go_process: GO:0006571 - tyrosine biosynthetic process [Evidence IEA];~go_process: GO:0055114 - oxidation-reduction process [Evidence IEA]): protein MGFTKESATIGIIGMGDMGKMYAQRLSAAGWRINACDKPDSYERLIKEFESTQNVTIFPNGHLVSRISDYIIYSVEAGVIDKVVEMYGPSTKVGAIVGGQTSCKAPELAAFDKHLPKDVEIVSCHSLHGPQVNPKGQPLVLIQHRASDESLNFVKEVLSCFESKFVFLSGEMHDRITADTQAVTHAAFLSMGTAWQANQQFPWEINRWVGGIENVKINITLRIYSNKWHVYAGLAILNPAAKKQIRQYAESVTDLYKLMIEGRRDELKRRVRAAGEAVFKAGTNGQDLLLKDEVLDRFSLSNREREQAPPNSHLSLLAIVDCWSKLGIVPYDHMICSTPLFRLWLGVTEYLFRNPELLEAALDTAVDDKTFRSDDLEFTFAARAWSDCVSFGDFESYRDRFERIQQYFAPRFPEAVKLGNEMMKTILEKTATGQA, encoded by the exons ATGGGCTTCACTAAGGAATCAGCCACGATCGGCATCATTGGCATGGGAGACATGGGCAAGATGTACGCCCAGCGTCTGAGCGCTGCCGGATGGAG GATTAATGCATGTGACAAACCCGACTCGTATGAGCGTCTTATAAAAGAATTCGAATCCACA caaaatgtcACTATCTTTCCCAATGGCCACCTGGTTTCCAGAATAAGCGATTACATTATTTACAGTGTAGAGGCCGGTGTCATCGACAAGGTAGTGGAAATGTATGGCCCGT CTACCAAGGTCGGTGCAATCGTCGGTGGTCAAACGTCCTGCAAAGCCCCTGAGCTCGCGGCTTTCGACAAACACCTTCCCAAGGACGTAGAGATCGTATCATGCCATTCGCTACATGGCCCTCAAGTCAACCCCAAGGGTCAACCTCTG GTCTTGATCCAGCACCGTGCCTCCGATGAAAGCCTCAACTTCGTCAAGGAAGTCCTGTCATGCTTCGAATCCAAGTTCGTTTTCCTCTCCGGAGAGATGCATGACCGCATCACAGCAGATACCCAGGCCGTCACCCATGCGGCCTTCCTGAGCATGGGAACAGCATGGCAGGCCAACCAGCAATTCCCATGGGAGATTAACCGTTGGGTGGGAGGTATCGAGAACGTGAAGATCAACATCACCCTACGCATCTACTCCAACAAGTGGCACGTGTACGCCGGTCTTGCCATCTTGAATCCAgcggcgaagaagcagaTTCGGCAGTATGCAGAGTCCGTGACGGATCTGTACAAGCTCATGATTGAGGGCCGCCGAGACGAACTCAAACGCCGTGTCAGAGCTGCAGGGGAGGCCGTTTTCAAAGCGGGTACCAACGGCCAGGATCTCCTGTTGAAGGACGAAGTCCTCGACCGTTTCTCCCTGTCGAACCGGGAACGTGAGCAGGCTCCTCCAAACAGCCATCTCAGTCTGCTTGCCATCGTTGACTGTTGGTCCAAACTTGGAATTGTCCCCTACGATCATATGATCTGTTCCACGCCT CTTTTCCGTCTCTGGCTGGGCGTCACGGAATACCTCTTCCGCAACCCCGAACTCCTCGAGGCGGCCCTCGACACTGCAGTTGACGACAAGACGTTCCGTTCGGATGACCTGGAATTTACCTTTGCAGCTCGC GCATGGTCGGACTGCGTATCGTTCGGTGATTTCGAATCCTACCGCGACCGGTTCGAGCGGATCCAGCAGTACTTTGCTCCCCGATTCCCCGAAGCCGTCAAGCTGGGCAACGAAATGATGAAGACCATTCTGGAGAAGACTGCAACGGGCCAAGCCTAG
- a CDS encoding cytochrome and DOMON domain-containing protein (COG:S;~EggNog:ENOG410PN1X;~InterPro:IPR038697,IPR005018,IPR015920,IPR006593;~PFAM:PF16010,PF03188;~SECRETED:SignalP(1-22);~TransMembrane:5 (n6-17c22/23o222-246i258-278o290-309i329-350o362-381i)): MKFSNLFAAAVAAFGLVRSGCSQIVKHRPSEGAGVSYSINVPKNTSVTGSGPIFLQLQAPPGVKWFALGQGSQMTDGNLFIVYAASRHNVTLSTRRATGHVQPLYDPSIEAYLLDGSGIHDGVMTANIRCDNCTTLANGESALGNSSSWMWALTHGPPMMSSNVSQLLYQHDWHGTFTLNTTWAVGGNNTNPFVVPMATMHELSAYTHQQQVSDTILHKKRIAHGVMTSVAFVLLFPNFALLLYIVPSRRTVAWIHAPLQLFAVLLALAGFGVGVSVSKDLQEIGGYHPVIGYVAVGGVVLIQPVLGIMQHLHFRKTGTSSLYGVSHRYLGRFFAALGVINGGVGFHYATAKNPDIPPASPIAYGIICGSMFIIYVSVIFWRRSKSASKTARFSLPFFRRRQEKAPIAKLENNSDSTLCGSGVVETSREKSWVP; the protein is encoded by the exons ATGAAGTTTTCAAAtctctttgctgctgcagtcGCTGCCTTTGGTCTGG TGCGCTCAGGTTGCAGCCAAATAGTCAAGCACAGGCCCTCAGAAGGTGCAGGTGTCTCCTATAGCATCAATGTACCTAAGAATACCTCTGTAACGGGCTCTGGCCCCATCTTTCTCCAATTACAGGCACCACCTGGTGTCAAATGGTTTGCCCTAGGTCAGGGGTCGCAAATGACAGACGGGAACCTGTTCATCGTCTATGCGGCATCCAGGCACAATGTCACCTTGTCCACTCGGAGGGCAACCGGTCATGTGCAACCTCTTTATGACCCGAGCATCGAGGCATATCTTCTCGACGGCTCTGGTATCCACGACGGGGTCATGACCGCTAACATCCGTTGTGATAACTGCACAACACTTGCTAATGGAGAGAGTGCACTGGGCAATTCCAGCTCCTGGATGTGGGCCCTGACGCATGGCCCTCCGATGATGTCCAGCAACGTATCCCAGTTGTTATACCAACATGACTGGCACGGCACTTTCACCCTGAATACCACTTGGGCTGTTGGGGGCAACAATACCAACCCCTTCGTTGTCCCGATGGCAACCATGCACGAGCTGTCGGCATAcactcaccagcagcaaGTCAGCGATACCATTCTCCATAAGAAACGAATCGCCCATGGCGTGATGACTTCAGTGGCCTTcgtccttctcttccccaacttCGCTCTTCTTTTGTACATCGTCCCTTCTCGGCGTACAGTAGCCTGGATCCATGCTCCTCTGCAGCTTTTTGCTGTGCTCCTAGCGTTAGCTGGGTTTGGAGTCGGTGTCTCTGTCTCGAAAGATCTGCAGGAGATTGGAGGCTACCACCCGGTCATTGGTTATGTGGCGGTCGGGGGTGTTGTTTTGATCCAGCCAGTACTGGGCATCATGCAACATCTCCACTTCCGCAAGACAGGGACAAGTTCGCTATATGGCGTCTCCCATCGTTACCTAGGACGTTTTTTCGCGGCCCTGGGAGTCATCAATGGCGGAGTAGGGTTTCATTATGCCACTGCCAAGAATCCTGATATCCCTCCGGCTTCCCCTATTGCTTATGGCATAATATGTGGGTCGATGTTCATCATCTATGTCTCCGTCAtcttctggaggagatcgaagTCGGCATCCAAGACCGCGAGGTTCAGTTTACCCTTCTTCCGACGGCGACAAGAGAAAGCGCCGATCGCCAAACTTGAAAATAACAGCGACAGCACACTTTGTGGAAGTGGAGTTGTTGAGACGTCACGGGAGAAGTCATGGGTGCCATGA